The Gavia stellata isolate bGavSte3 chromosome 1, bGavSte3.hap2, whole genome shotgun sequence genome has a segment encoding these proteins:
- the PPP2R3B gene encoding serine/threonine-protein phosphatase 2A regulatory subunit B'' subunit beta isoform X3, with translation MRIKEISLRQDPDLRKELALLARGCDFVLPSRFKKRLKAFQQVQVQTKKEETLPPSLSQNIPTFYFPRGCPKEKVNIDAVIAKIERTFSEFPNERATLEDMGKVAKACECPLYWKGPLFYCAGGERTGYVSVHKFVAMWRKILHTCYDDAAKFVHLLMSPGCNYLVQEDFIPFLQDVVNSHPGLSFLKEASEFHSRYITTVIQRIFYTVNRSWSGKITCNELRKSNFLQNVALLEEEADINQLTEYFSYEHFYVIYCKFWELDTDHDLYIDRKDLARHNDHAISNRMIERIFSGAVTRGRKAQKDGKISYADFVWFLISEEDKKTPTSIEYWFRCMDLDGDGALSMYELEYFYEEQCQKLDNMAIEPLPFEDCLCQMLDLVKPQYEGKITLHDLKRCKLTNVFFDTFFNIEKYLDHEQKDQFSMLRDGEGESQEVSDWEKYAAEEYDILVAEEAASDQWNDRYEAELNPVDHQKANVLKYQMEKRPFFEMPSHLADVDLDEYDYEEDFE, from the exons ATGAGGATAAAGGAGATTTCTTTGCGGCAAGATCCTGATCTAAGAAAGGAGTTGGCATTGCTAGCTCGAGGATGTGATTTTGTTTTACCTTCTAGATTCAAGAAGAGACTGAAAGCTTTTCAGCAGGTCCAG GTTCAGacaaagaaggaagaaactttGCCACCATCACTTAGTCAAAACATTCCAACTTTCTATTTTCCTCGAGGATGCCCTAAGGAAAAAGTGAATATAGATGCTGTGATTGCCAAAATAGAGAGAACTTTCTCTGAGTTTCCAAATGAGAGGGCAACATTAGAAGACATGGGGAAGGTTGCAAAG GCTTGTGAATGCCCACTTTACTGGAAAGGTCCTTTGTTTTATTGTGCTGGAGGTGAACGAACAGGATACGTGTCAGTTCATAAATTTGTTGCAATGTGGCGGAA aatACTTCATACCTGCTATGATGATGCTGCAAAGTTTGTTCATCTTCTAATGAGCCCTGGATGCAACTACCTGGTGCAAGAAGACTTCATTCCTTTTTTACAA GATGTGGTGAATAGTCATCCTGGCctatcatttttaaaagaagcatcTGAATTTCATTCTCGATATATTACCACA gTTATTCAGAGAATATTTTATACAGTAAATAGATCCTGGTCTGGGAAAATAACTTGTAACGAGCTCAGGAAAAGCAACTTTTTGCAG AATGTGGCATTATTGGAAGAGGAAGCTGATATTAACCAGCTGACAGAGTACTTCTCATATGAACATTTTTATGTTATCTATTGCAAATTTTGGGAGCTGGATACAGACCATGACCTCTATATTGATCGGAAGGATTTAGCTCGACATAATGATCATG CAATTTCAAATAGGATGATCGAGCGGATCTTCTCAGGAGCAGTAACAAG AGGtagaaaagcacaaaaagatGGGAAAATTAGCTACGCTGATTTTGTCTGGTTTTTGATATCTGAAGAGGACAAGAAGACACCAACTAG CATTGAATACTGGTTTCGCTGCATGGATCTTGATGGGGATGGTGCTTTGTCTATGTATGAATTGGAGTATTTTTATGAAGAACAGTGCCAAAAATTAGATAATATGGCCATAGAACCTCTGCCATTTGAAGACTGTTTGTGCCAGATGCTGGATCTCGTGAAGCCACAATATGAAG GAAAAATTACTCTGCATGACTTGAAGCGATGTAAGTTGACAAATGTGTTTTTTGATACTTTTTTCAACATTGAAAAATACCTTGATCATGAACAGAAGGATCAGTTTTCTATGTTGCGG GATGGTGAAGGTGAAAGCCAAGAGGTCTCTGACTGGGAGAAGTATGCTGCTGAAGAGTATGATATCTTGGTGGCAGAAGAGGCAGCAAGTGACCAGTGGAACGACAG GTATGAAGCAGAACTGAATCCTGTAGACCATCAGAAGGCCAATGTCCTAAAGtatcaaatggaaaaaagacCATTTTTTGAAATGCCTTCCCATCTGGCTGATGTAGATTTGGATGAGTATGATTACGAAGAGGACTTTGAGTAG